One Citrus sinensis cultivar Valencia sweet orange chromosome 5, DVS_A1.0, whole genome shotgun sequence genomic window, CAGACTACCTAAATTAGATATTATTGTGGAATTTAGTTATAATGTGAGtgtacttaaaaattattaattcttttatttttaagtaattttatataaagataaaataaatattagcaaaaaaaagattaattaggTTGGAGAAAAGCTTGTGTAGGCTAGTCCAAACAAAGTTGGCTTATGAATATTCTATCATTTGGCAGAGTATTAGTTCATACAATTGGACTGGGAAGGCAAAATGTCAAGCTTGGTCTGAGCTTGGCAATGCCCAAGCCTAGCCCTAGCATGTCTTTTGTTGGCCCAATTCAGGTCGAGCTTTTTCCAAGACACGCAAAAAAGCCTGaattttaattctatattttaaaaaaatttgtttcattatgttttacaaatttaatagttcataaaatttatttttttgggtgaaatTAGGCTTTAAAAGTTgggattaaattaattaaaactttaaatatatattatgggCGAATTAAATACATGTTAAATgctgtattttaattaaaataatatatatctttaaattttttctaaacATTTTTCGAGCTTTTGGGCATAGGCTCAGTTTTTTTAGGTGAAACCTGAGCTAAGTAGGAATCCACCAATGGTTCCCATTATAAGACCCACTGCCCTGTTATTTGACAAAGCATCATAGGCCATTTCTATTGGCTCAGCACAAATTTTCCCGTATAAGTTGATGATATAAAATGAGCCATTAAATATGAGGGATTGCGAGCTTTCTCTTTATTgagattaatatattttacttaccctctattattttcataatatctaATAATTCTCTTGACAtaaaaaaaggattaaattGGTCATTTACTTAATATTTGATctcagaaataaaatatttttttattacaaaaatatttaaaataataaaaagtgttagaaaaatatcttattattaattttttattcacaatgatacctatatttattatttttagtaattaaattttaattttaatttaatttatatgattttttcaattaataatagatataaattaaaaaaatttataaaaaattaaaaataatatcataaaaattatgatgtcCGGAGTAACTGATTTTATAAGTTGGAGAAATTGACCCATCCTCCCCGCTAAATATCACCACTCGCGTGGGTACGAAATGCTGGGACTGCTCCTCTGTATGTGAGTCGCGTAGATGTAAATTGgagtaaattttatatttgcgAGGGAAAAAATTcccaaaatgaaataaaaaattaaaaaaaaaaagatttgtaaGTGATAAAGTAtattagataaataaaaaagttagtAGTGACTGGTGACCGACGGAGAGAGAAATCAATAAGAATGACTTGGAGTTGACTCTTGTAAAACTTATTCTCCCATGCTCATCAGCCGTCCTAAAgtatcaaaattttagaagCAATCAAATCTTTAAACAGTTCTTCGTTCAATCTGATTCCCCAGGTGCACCTGCTTTAATCTTTTTtgaagttattattatttccaaTTAATTGTTCTATTTCTGTAACTCCTGTTTCTGATTTGATTTCGCTTAAAATGTTAAATAGCCAGTAGTATTcgtaatttcattttttaaaaaatctatattcTGTTAGTGAAAACTTTTCATTCTTCTTGGGTTGTTTTGGATCTTTGCTTAGTCTACAACTAATCAATATACAGTGGGTTGTTTCTTGTTTTCCATTTTGCCTTAATTtgttaaacttaaaaaaaaaaaaaaacaaaatcataaagAACAGGGCGATGGCAGAAGAATTAGGCGGCGCAGCTGTTTCAGGCATTGCATCAAAAGTTGTAGAATTATTGTTCGATCCCATTCGCGAAGAGATATCTTATGTGTGCAAGTACCAGAGCAATGTGAAGGAGCTGAAAAACGTAGGAGAAAGGGTGGAACAAGCAGTCAAGCATGCAGACAGACAAGGGGACGATATTTTTTCAGATGTTCAGGAATGGCTTACCAAGTTTGATGAATGGACTAAACGAGTAGGAAACGCCGTGGTTGAAGATGAAGGTGAAGACGAAGCTAACAAGAAGCGCTGTACTTTCAAAGATTTGTGCTCTAAGATGATGACTCGTTACAGGCTCAGCAAAGAGGCAGCGAAGGCGGCAAGAGAGGGGAATATTATCTTGCAAAGACAGAATGTTGGCCACCGTCCTGATCCAGAGACCATGGAACGCTTCAGTGTCAGAGGGTACGTGCACTTTCCTTCAAGAAACCCTGTTTTCCAGAAAATGATGGAGTCACTGCGGGATTCTAATGTTAACATGATTGGGTTGTATGGGATGGGTGGTGTTGGCAAAACCACACTAGTCAAAGTAGTTGCAAGGCAAGTCGTGAAAGAGGATTTATTTGATGTGGTGGTGGATGCTGAGGTAACTCATACCCCAGACTGGAAAGAAATTTGTGGCCGTATTGCTGATCAGTTAGGCCTGGAAATTGTCCGTCCTGACAGTCTAGTTGAGAAAGCTAATCAACTGCGTCAAgcattgaagaagaagaagcgaGTTCTTGTAATATTAGATGATATTTGGACTCAAATTAACTTGGATGATATTGGAATTCCCTTTTGGGATGGCGAGAAACAAAGTGTTGATAATCAAGGACGCTGGACGTTATTATTGGCATCGAGAGATCAACATGTATTACGCATAAATATGAGTAATCCAAGGATTTTCTCCATCAGTACTTTAGCTGATGGAGAAGCAAAGTCTTTGTTTGAAAAGATTGTAGGAGATTCAGCGAAAGAATCTGACTGTCGGGCTATAGGAGTTGAGATTGTTGGAAAATGTGGAGGTTTGCCAATTGCAGTTTCAACAATTGCAAATGCACTGAAAGGTCAAAGTACTCACGTTTGGAAGGATGCGATTAATTGGCTAAGAAAATCCAATCcaagaaaaatcaaaggaaTGGATGCAGATTTGTCTTCAATAGAATTGAGTTACAAGGTTTTGGAACCGGAAGCACAATTTCTGTTTCAACTCTGTGGTCTACTAAATGATGGTAGTAGATTACCTATTGATGACTTGATTAGATATGTCTTTGCATTGGACAATTTGTTTACTGGAATTGACACATTGGAAGTAGCAAGGAATAGGGTCTATACGTTGATGGATCATCTCAAAGGTCCATGTTTATTGTTGAACGGGGACACTGAAGATCATGTTAAAATGCATCAAATCATTCATGCCTTGGCTGTATTAATTGCCTCAGATAAGCTTCTGTTTAATATCCAAAACGTCGCTGATGTGAAGGAAGAGGTAGAAAAGGCAGCACGGAAAAATCCAACTGCTATTTCTATACCTTTTAGAGATATATCAGAGCTTCCAGATAGCCTTCAATGCACAAGACTCAAGTTGTTTCTGTTGTTTACGGAAGATTCCTCTTTACAAATCCCAAACCAATTTTTTGATGGGATGACAGAACTCCTAGTCCTGCATTTAACTGGAATCCATTTCCCTTCATTACCTTTGTCACTTGGCAGCTTAATCAACCTTCGAACATTGTCTTTTGATTGTTGCCATCTAGAAGATGTAGCAAGAGTTGGAGATCTGGCGAAATTGGAGATTCTTAGCTTTCGGAATTCTCATATTGAGCAGTTGCCTGAACAAATTGGAAACCTAACTCGTTTGAAGTTGCTAGATTTGAGCAACTGTTCAAAGCTTAAAGTAATCGAACCGGAAGTTATGTCACGCTTGTCTcgattaaatgaattatatatgGGTAATAGCTTTACTCGAAAGGTTGAAGGCCAAAGTAATGCTAGTGTTGTTGAGCTAAAGCAATTGTCGAGTCTAACCATTTTAGATATGCATATTCCAGATGCCCAACTTCTGCTGGAGGATTTGATCTCTGTGGACTTGGAAAGATATAGAATATTTATAGGAGATGTGTGGAACTGGTCTGGAAAATATGAATGCTCAAGAACACTGAAACTCAAGCTCGATAATAGCATTTACTTGGGGTATGGGATCAAAAAGTTGCTGAAGACAACTGAAGATCTCTATCTTGATAATCTTAATGGTATTCAGAATATTGTCCAAGAATTAGACAATGGAGAAGGATTCCCACGATTGAAGCATCTCCACGTACAAAATGATCCTAAGATTTTATGTATTGCCAACTCAGAGGGACGGGTTATTTTTCCGTTGCTTCAGTCATTGtttctttgtaatttgatTCTCTTGGAGAAGGTATGTGGCAGCCAAGTGCAACTCACAGAAGATAATCAGTCTTTCACCAACTTAAGAATCATTAACATAGAACAATGTCATCGATTGAAGCATCTCTTTCCCTCTTTCATGGCTAAGAACCTTTTGCAGCTCGAAGAACTAGAAGTGACTGATTGCAAGATCCTAAGGATGATTGTTGGTGAGGAAACTAACAACCATGACCATGAGAATGGAAGTATGAGGGTGCTTAACTTCAATCACTTGCATTCCCTAGCACTACGACGCCTACCGCAGCTTACGAGTTCAGGATTCTACCTGGAGACTCCAACTACTGGAGGATCCGAAGAAATCACTGCAGAGGATGATCCTCAGAATTTATTGGCATTCTTCAATAAAAAGGTAGTTTACATTTCTGTTGACGTACATGGACACACATATTTTTCCTTGCTACTCAATGATCAAAAAAGTATATCAAGTAGTTGTTTGGATGTGCAGGTTGTTTTTCCAGGGCTGAAGAAGTTGGAAATGGTCTCAATTAACATTGAAAGGATATGGCCCAATCAGTTTCCAGCAACGTCTTATTCTGGTCAACAATTAACAGAATTGACAGTGGATAAATGTGGTTGtctgaaatttttgttttcatcttCTATGGTTAATAGTCTTAAGCAACTCCAACGACTTGAGATAAGTCAGTGTGCATCAATGCAAGGGATAATTGACACCGGATTGGGAAGAGAGGAGAACTTGATTGAAATGGTTTTTCCTAAACTAGTCTACCTCTCACTTTCACATCTTCCACAACTATCAAGATTTGGCATTGGAAATTTAGTTGAACTCCCTTCTTTACGTCAACTTTCGATTAATTTCTGCCCAGAACTGAAAAGATTCATCTATGCACATGCAGTAGAAATGAGTTCAGGAGGCAACTATCACGGTGACACACAAGCTCTATTTGATGAAAAGGTAGATTCCTGTTCCTGTTGTTTCTATATTACTTGTAGGGATGTTTGGTATACAGGATAAGTTTAATCGATGAAAAGTTGTCTAACTCCTGCTTTTGTGGAGCTCAGCATGTGGGGGGATAAATGTCATTAAcagaaataatatttaattattaaaataaaaatacttaatttatatttaattgatttcatcaattaattatataaaatttatattctgCATGCCTCGCCTTGAGGACACTGATGAACTTATCTCTGTATATATTggctttcttttcttctttgccTTTGAATTGATTCCAGGTTTGATCTATTCTATAATATAATCTCATCTTTTCCTTGTGTCTTATTAGAATTCAATTGTTAAGGcaattgatgaaatttttttcaggTAATGCTCCCTAGTTTGGAGGAATTAAGCATTGCCTTAATGAGAAACTTGAGAAAAATATGGCACCACCAGCTTGCCTCGGGGTCTTTCAGCAAATTGAAGGTCTTGCATGTAGAATACTGTGATGAACTATTGAATATTTTTCCTTCTAGTATGATGAGAAGCCTCAAGAAACTGGAGCATTTGTCGGTAATTGAATGTGCATCATTAAAACAGATAACTGAAAAAGCAGACCACAGAAAGGCATTTTCTCAATCAATCTCGCTGAAATTAGTGAAGCTaccaaaacttgaaaattctGATCTAGGAGCACATccttaatttcttcttcaagaaaCAGAAGTGAAATGGTAGCATAAGATGTGATAAGGAGCAGTCACTGGAGCCACGCAAGTCCAGCAGAGGGCATAAGTCAAATCCCAAGTACATGACGTGAAGACTTGAGCCTTGCCCTTGCATGGTTCATGCATGCATGATTACATTTGAGAATATCGATCGTGCAAGCATTGTGGATAAGATCAAATCCTTAGGATTGAGGAAAAGATCAAATCCTTAGTAGTTGTTGTTTAGCTTTGTGTTtcgtaaaaataataagtgtGTTATTTCAGTTTACGTATTTTGATTGCAGCTGTTATTGTAGGCTGAGTTTgttatgtttaatattataaataaaggcTCTAGCATAATAAAAGGCAGtcagtcaattaaatcaattcaTCTTGGTCTTTTTTCTCGCCATAAGCAAAAAAACTTTTGTGATTGTCAGCTAACTTTGGTTGGGACCTATCAGGATGATCCTATGACATTCCTCAGGGGTAAGGTATGTTCGTCTTCATGTTATGTGGTTAATACGGATTCAATTATATTATGCAGCATTTGTAAGTAACAGTCGTCATGGCCTTTTCATTATTGGtatcaacttttttttgttattgtaaCATATTGTCATCATGTGTCAGAAATGTTCTGCAGCTTGTCTTGCCAAATACTGAAGATtggtttataacaaaaatttaattattggaaAAGTCCTTATCAATAACTGGATTTGTGGAAGATGTTACTTAGAGATGCTGCAACGTAGTCACGCCCGGTTAATAAACATGTGAACTTCCAGATCTTGTTAAAATGCTGACACTAAGTTCTTTgtataacaaattattaaaagatgttGGAAATCCGAGAGATTATTCAATTAGGATCATGAGCATATTATTAGGGATATGGCAGCTGTAGATGTGATATGATAGATGTAGTGTACACTATAGAATAGGAAAGTATAATATGTAATTATTTGGTTTCCTTTTGTGTGCATAGTATTTTACCTATATTTATATAGGTATCGTGTATACTAAGAAAAAGTGCAGagaataaattcaattatgtaaTTCCCTTTCCTCTTCTTTATGGCTACTAAATTCCATGGAGGAAGATATTAGCTCCAATTACGTGTGTTACCCAACAGCCAAAGAACAATAAAACTTGGTGAACTTTGCCAAGGAGAGGACAACGTCACCAAGTATTTCAATTCTCTGAAGAGGTTGTGACAAgatttaaatatgtttaatgACTATGAATGGAAATCAACAACGAACTACAATCACAACAAAAAGATGGTAAAAGATTATCATATTTACAAATTCTTGGCTGGATTAAATGTAGATTTTGATGAGGTTATGGGACGATTCTTGGTCGCCAGTGATAACTTTAtcaaatgagagttatcatgacacttttagacttaaatcaatattacttagagagtaaatgatgtgtttctattgtatttttgttacattttgcataaataatcattttagtcagtcttaataagttttgctcgatttaatgtaatttgtgctcaaattgtgtgcataattgtaggtttccagaagcttataattcatggaaggaatgttgatgcaataggcttgcaaaaatgagaaagaacttagctacaaaagaattgaaacaaatctggaacagtgCAGTTGCTGTAGTCGTTGCTGTAGtaaccattgctgtagcaatcctgaaacaacgacagagaaaattctACGCGGGATAACTATAGAAttgcgatctgcagtttcctaatctgacttatgcgCACCCTAGGGttccgtttaccctaattttcaactataaaagaagcatACATCATAAGGAAAAGGAGGGGccgtcacccaaggagaaaaacacaaagaaacaaaagaaaaacaagattcaagagagagattaagggcTGCACAAGAGGAGAATTTGCAGAAATCAATTGGGAACTCAatcattcttattcttttcttgctttctcattttctatttatttatagggatgtgtttcatggctgaaactttgttctttatttttcttttacaaaccatgaactaaatttatttgtagttgagtgataaacaatcttaatggtttattgactagaaatatgtgttgctgcatgtttgctgtagcagtttgttttgatagtatttattttattcgttatttcggttgatcacccatttaatgatattagCTAATGAAGAGCTGCAAAAgggcctatcttagtggaacatatcagaataatatttgatcttaaattgagtttcccagattgagttttatttaagtcccaaaagggtcatgcttgatttaagattagtgatgaactagacataaggattcaccttgtagggtaaattgaacctaagcgtgtaatgctatatcttatgttggcataacaactgatcactgttaggttgcatatagatataagatatccaacatgcgacggcTGAGGATACCTAAGGATTCTGCCTAGTGTTGTAGCAAATACTGCAGCAACCGAGCCaaccattaaaaaatagtcaagaccattaagagagtttattcactcaactactctatattctcattgtttttattcttgagtTTGACGTGATAATctactttgttgcattttatttattgtgtttttattttaattagtaaattagtttcatcaattgttatcttaatttagacacaaaatctgcactgttaagattgctgtagcaagtctaataacatcaatcaatgtggagacgatcttgaatactcatcactttattacttgttgtgtacacttgcacattgacaccaatagcattagtatttGTACACCAACAGCCAGCCTCTACCCGCTATTGGTGACGTCTTTGCAAAAGTAAGAAGGGAGGAAAGTTGCAGGAACATGGTGCTAAGAAGGGGTTGCTGCCCCTGTTGAAAATTCAACCATAGTTGCATCAGATGCAATTGCAAATAAGGTTTTCAATCAGCAAAGGCAGAATGAAAAACCTCGGACATAGTGTGATTTTTGTAATGAACCACGCCATACTCGAGACAACTGCTGAAAGATCCATGGGAAACCTGCTAATTGGAAGAGCAACAAGACGAGTGACAAACCAAATCAAGCAACCTCCTATGCAAATGAAGTTGAGAAGAGTCCATTCAGTAAAGAGCAGATGGACCATCTTTTTAAATTGCTAAAGTCCAGCTCTTTATCTAGTACTCCTTGTAGCTCTTGCACAAACAAGTAGCAATCCTAATGCTCTATCTTGTAGTTTAAATTTTGCTCCCGGGATCATTGATTCAGGAGCATCTGATCACATGACTTCCTCTTATAGTTTGTTTAGTAATTATTCATAttgttataaaaatgaaagagtaAGGATTACTGATGGTAGTTTTTCACCTATTGTGGGAAAATGTCAAATAGAAATTTCTAATCAAATAACTCTTCAATTTGTCCTTCATGTTCCAAAATTAGCTTGCAATTTGTTATCtgtcaataaaatttctaaagaCTCTAACTGTCGTGTTGTCTTTCTTGACTTTCATTGTGAATTTCAGGACCAAAACTCGGGGAAGATGATTGGCAGTGCTAAAATGATCCATggtctttattatttttttagcaatcttttcaagaataaaactGCTCAAGGCAATGGTGGTAGTGTTAGTTCAATTTTTGCTCGTGCAAAAATAATGCTTTGGCATCTTAGGTTATGACATCCTagttttccttatttaaaacatttatttcCTGAACTGTTTAAATATTTGGATTGTTATTCTCTTCATTGTGACAGTTGCTATTTATCTAAAAGCTATAGAGTTACTTATTTGACAAAACCATACCGTGCCTCTAAACCATTCTATTTTATTCATAGTTATGTGTGGGGTTCCTCTGGGATCACTACTAGGactggaaaaaaaatggtttattattttcatagaTGATCATACACGACTTTGCTGGGTGTatttaatgaatgaaaaatctgaagtaaaaaatatgtttcaagttttttacaaaatggtcgaaaatcaatttcaatcaaaaatttgtttgtttcaatTTGATAATGGGAAAGAGTATTTCAATGAACATctaaggaatttttttttgaagaaaaagacatTTTACATCGATCTACCTGTCGTGATACTTCTCAACAAAATGGCAttgctaaaagaaaaaacaagcaTTTACTTGAAGTGGCTCGAGCCATAATGTTTTCAATGcatattctaaaatatttgt contains:
- the LOC102629920 gene encoding disease resistance protein At4g27190-like isoform X2, with amino-acid sequence MAEELGGAAVSGIASKVVELLFDPIREEISYVCKYQSNVKELKNVGERVEQAVKHADRQGDDIFSDVQEWLTKFDEWTKRVGNAVVEDEGEDEANKKRCTFKDLCSKMMTRYRLSKEAAKAAREGNIILQRQNVGHRPDPETMERFSVRGYVHFPSRNPVFQKMMESLRDSNVNMIGLYGMGGVGKTTLVKVVARQVVKEDLFDVVVDAEVTHTPDWKEICGRIADQLGLEIVRPDSLVEKANQLRQALKKKKRVLVILDDIWTQINLDDIGIPFWDGEKQSVDNQGRWTLLLASRDQHVLRINMSNPRIFSISTLADGEAKSLFEKIVGDSAKESDCRAIGVEIVGKCGGLPIAVSTIANALKGQSTHVWKDAINWLRKSNPRKIKGMDADLSSIELSYKVLEPEAQFLFQLCGLLNDGSRLPIDDLIRYVFALDNLFTGIDTLEVARNRVYTLMDHLKGPCLLLNGDTEDHVKMHQIIHALAVLIASDKLLFNIQNVADVKEEVEKAARKNPTAISIPFRDISELPDSLQCTRLKLFLLFTEDSSLQIPNQFFDGMTELLVLHLTGIHFPSLPLSLGSLINLRTLSFDCCHLEDVARVGDLAKLEILSFRNSHIEQLPEQIGNLTRLKLLDLSNCSKLKVIEPEVMSRLSRLNELYMGNSFTRKVEGQSNASVVELKQLSSLTILDMHIPDAQLLLEDLISVDLERYRIFIGDVWNWSGKYECSRTLKLKLDNSIYLGYGIKKLLKTTEDLYLDNLNGIQNIVQELDNGEGFPRLKHLHVQNDPKILCIANSEGRVIFPLLQSLFLCNLILLEKVCGSQVQLTEDNQSFTNLRIINIEQCHRLKHLFPSFMAKNLLQLEELEVTDCKILRMIVGEETNNHDHENGSMRVLNFNHLHSLALRRLPQLTSSGFYLETPTTGGSEEITAEDDPQNLLAFFNKKLFGCAGCFSRAEEVGNGLN
- the LOC102629920 gene encoding disease resistance protein RPV1-like isoform X1; protein product: MAEELGGAAVSGIASKVVELLFDPIREEISYVCKYQSNVKELKNVGERVEQAVKHADRQGDDIFSDVQEWLTKFDEWTKRVGNAVVEDEGEDEANKKRCTFKDLCSKMMTRYRLSKEAAKAAREGNIILQRQNVGHRPDPETMERFSVRGYVHFPSRNPVFQKMMESLRDSNVNMIGLYGMGGVGKTTLVKVVARQVVKEDLFDVVVDAEVTHTPDWKEICGRIADQLGLEIVRPDSLVEKANQLRQALKKKKRVLVILDDIWTQINLDDIGIPFWDGEKQSVDNQGRWTLLLASRDQHVLRINMSNPRIFSISTLADGEAKSLFEKIVGDSAKESDCRAIGVEIVGKCGGLPIAVSTIANALKGQSTHVWKDAINWLRKSNPRKIKGMDADLSSIELSYKVLEPEAQFLFQLCGLLNDGSRLPIDDLIRYVFALDNLFTGIDTLEVARNRVYTLMDHLKGPCLLLNGDTEDHVKMHQIIHALAVLIASDKLLFNIQNVADVKEEVEKAARKNPTAISIPFRDISELPDSLQCTRLKLFLLFTEDSSLQIPNQFFDGMTELLVLHLTGIHFPSLPLSLGSLINLRTLSFDCCHLEDVARVGDLAKLEILSFRNSHIEQLPEQIGNLTRLKLLDLSNCSKLKVIEPEVMSRLSRLNELYMGNSFTRKVEGQSNASVVELKQLSSLTILDMHIPDAQLLLEDLISVDLERYRIFIGDVWNWSGKYECSRTLKLKLDNSIYLGYGIKKLLKTTEDLYLDNLNGIQNIVQELDNGEGFPRLKHLHVQNDPKILCIANSEGRVIFPLLQSLFLCNLILLEKVCGSQVQLTEDNQSFTNLRIINIEQCHRLKHLFPSFMAKNLLQLEELEVTDCKILRMIVGEETNNHDHENGSMRVLNFNHLHSLALRRLPQLTSSGFYLETPTTGGSEEITAEDDPQNLLAFFNKKVVFPGLKKLEMVSINIERIWPNQFPATSYSGQQLTELTVDKCGCLKFLFSSSMVNSLKQLQRLEISQCASMQGIIDTGLGREENLIEMVFPKLVYLSLSHLPQLSRFGIGNLVELPSLRQLSINFCPELKRFIYAHAVEMSSGGNYHGDTQALFDEKVMLPSLEELSIALMRNLRKIWHHQLASGSFSKLKVLHVEYCDELLNIFPSSMMRSLKKLEHLSVIECASLKQITEKADHRKAFSQSISLKLVKLPKLENSDLGAHP